TCCTCGGCGATCTCTGCCAGGGTCATCAGCGCTCCAATGCGCAAGCCATCACGCAGCACGCTCACGCCGCGCAGCTCCTTGATCCCTTTTATATTGACCAGGCGGTGGGGCGTGGTGACGTCATCTTTCATTAAAGAGATCAGGTCGGTACCGCCGGCCAGAATTTCAACATCGCCCCACTTATCGCCAAGCAGGCCAGAGACCTGGTCTTTGCTGGTCGGAGTGGCGAAATCAAACGCTCGCATTGTTGCCTCCTTTGTTGAGGGCCGCCAGGACGCGGTCGGGGGTGATGGGCAGGAAGGGCACACGCACGCCAATGGCATTGGCCACAGCATTGGAGATGGCCGCCGACGGTGAGACCATGCACGGTTCGCCCAGGCCGATGGGGCCGCGCTCGTCGTATCCTTTGCCGGTCATCATGTGAACTACCATCTCGCCGACATCGCCGATGTTGGCCAGGCGATAGAATTCCATGTTGGGATTCAACATCCGGCCGTTGACCGGATCCATGATTTTCTCTTCGTAGAGCGTCGTAGCAACGCCCATGATCATGGCGCCGTAGCACTGGCTCTCAGCGGTTTTAAGGCTGACGACCAGACCGCAATCCTGTACGCAGACCATTTTATTCATTTTCACGATGCCGGTTTCTGTGTCTACGGAAACGTCAGCCATCATAGCGCCGCCAACGCCGCTGCTGTTAAGGTTGCCAGGGCCGGGGTTCTTGCCGACCACTTGAATGGCCTGGGTTCCCAATTTGGAACAAGCATCTTTCCAGTTCAAGCTGCGGCTGGGATCTGACTTTACGCGAATCGTGCTGTTGACCGCCTCCAGGTCTGCAGGCTGAGCATTGAGTGCGGGCGCCACTTTGGCAAAGAGCTGGTTCAGGGCATCCACCGCGGCGCGGCGTGTCGAGGTAGAGACACCGCCAATGGTAGAGCTGCCGCCGGAGGCGCCGGAAGCCGGATATTGATTATCACCGATGTTCAATTGCACCTGGTCGAGGGGGATTCCCAGGGAATCGGCAGCAACGATCTGGATTGCCGTGCGGTTTCCGACCCCGAGGTCCTGCGTTCCCATTTTCAGGTCGACGGAGCCGTCAGGAGCGATGGTGAGCCCGCAGTTGCTGTTATGACCGCGCCCGCCCCAGGTGTGAATGGAAAGACCGAGTCCACGCTTTACGGGGCCGTCACCATTTTTGCCGCGGGGACGCCAGTTTGCCTTCCAGCCAATCAGGTCGGCGGCGATGAGCAGTTCATCGCGATAGGTGTCGGCGCGATGGAAGGTATCCTGCGGCGGAGCTGCTATCTGAAGATTTTTCAGAAACATATCCAGCGGGTCCATGTTCAGTTTGGCCGCCAGGTCTTCCAGGGCGCCCATGGTGATCAGGCAGCCTTGAGGATGAGCAGGAGCGCGCCAGGCGCGGGCCGGGCCAATGTTCGTCTGCACGGCCA
The DNA window shown above is from Terriglobales bacterium and carries:
- a CDS encoding xanthine dehydrogenase family protein molybdopterin-binding subunit; the encoded protein is MADDVKTEQQTDYSWPQPEQRPLLGKRISRVDGPVKVSGRAKYTYDVHRPGMLFGKVLRSPYAHAKVVSIDTSAAEKMPGVKAVQIVQDTGTEIHWAGDDIVAVAAVDEPTAEDAIRAIKVEYQPLSHFVNDFDQPQNVAEDTTPVSQSDLGDMFRNQVPEPQIIAIVQRKGVSFDVSDQVVDSMRQQKVGEALIKALQAAPKKEAQENKSPYRKAADVVRGDPDAAFKEAEVVSEGVYGCPVITHCCLETHGLIVEWTDDDHLMVYTSTQNVSGVANEYARALKIPVTNVHVHQDHMGGGFGSKFGADRWGIAAAQLSKKAGGKAVRIMLERDSELMVAGARPSAFARVKVGAKKDGTLLAWDSESWGTGGPGGGGAPPIPYVFSIPNRRIQHVAVQTNIGPARAWRAPAHPQGCLITMGALEDLAAKLNMDPLDMFLKNLQIAAPPQDTFHRADTYRDELLIAADLIGWKANWRPRGKNGDGPVKRGLGLSIHTWGGRGHNSNCGLTIAPDGSVDLKMGTQDLGVGNRTAIQIVAADSLGIPLDQVQLNIGDNQYPASGASGGSSTIGGVSTSTRRAAVDALNQLFAKVAPALNAQPADLEAVNSTIRVKSDPSRSLNWKDACSKLGTQAIQVVGKNPGPGNLNSSGVGGAMMADVSVDTETGIVKMNKMVCVQDCGLVVSLKTAESQCYGAMIMGVATTLYEEKIMDPVNGRMLNPNMEFYRLANIGDVGEMVVHMMTGKGYDERGPIGLGEPCMVSPSAAISNAVANAIGVRVPFLPITPDRVLAALNKGGNNASV